One Patescibacteria group bacterium DNA segment encodes these proteins:
- a CDS encoding transposase: protein MKRRQWTSKQKSQIILEGLSGQIDVSKLCQKYQISQTQYYKWRDQFLQTCHQAFDVKKQSQKEQHLETKVKQLKNIIGDLTIELKKNEYEL, encoded by the coding sequence ATGAAACGCAGACAATGGACCAGTAAACAAAAGTCTCAAATCATCCTAGAGGGCCTCTCCGGCCAAATCGATGTCAGCAAACTCTGTCAAAAATATCAGATATCTCAAACACAGTACTACAAATGGCGTGATCAGTTCCTACAAACCTGTCATCAAGCCTTTGACGTCAAAAAACAATCACAAAAAGAGCAACATTTGGAAACTAAGGTCAAACAACTTAAAAACATCATCGGTGATCTCACCATTGAACTAAAAAAAAACGAGTACGAGTTATGA